One region of Triticum aestivum cultivar Chinese Spring chromosome 6B, IWGSC CS RefSeq v2.1, whole genome shotgun sequence genomic DNA includes:
- the LOC543251 gene encoding dehydrin DHN3 produces the protein MEHQGHGTGEKKGIMENIKEKLPGGHQQTAGTHGQQGHTGMTGTEMHDTTATGGTFGQQGHTGTTGTGTHGTAGTGEKKSLMDKVKEKLPGQH, from the coding sequence ATGGAGCACCAGGGACACGGCACCGGCGAGAAGAAAGGCATCATGGAGAACATCAAGGAGAAGCTCCCCGGTGGCCACCAGCAGACCGCTGGCACCCACGGGCAGCAGGGACACACTGGAATGACCGGCACGGAGATGCATGACACCACGGCCACCGGCGGCACCTTTGGGCAGCAGGGACACACCGGAACGACTGGCACTGGGACACACGGCACAGCCGGGACCGGCGAGAAGAAGAGCCTCATGGACAAGGTCAAGGAGAAGCTGCCTGGACAGCACTAA